Sequence from the Cellulomonas fimi ATCC 484 genome:
AGGTGGTCGGCCACGGGAACCTGCTCGCGAACCCGGCGATCGCGGAGGTCAAGCGGCGCGCGGGCGAGGCGGCGCGGCGGTGCGAGACGGCCGAGGGGCTGCAGTACGTGGCCGACGTCTTCTGGTTCACGATCGAGTTCGGCGTGATGTACGAGGACGGCGAGCTGCGTGCCTACGGCGCCGGGCTGCTCTCGTCGTACGGCGAGATCGAGGAGTTCCGCGGCGCGGACATCCGGCCGGTCGACTTCCACCAGATGGCGACGCTCGCCTACGACATCAGCCACTACCAGCCCGTGCTGTTCGCGTGCGACGGCATGGGCGAGCTCACGGACCGCGTCGCGGGGTTCTTCGCCGAGTTCGACGACGAGACGCCCGCGCGCCTCGCGCACGCGACCGCCTGACGGGCGTCCCCGGGTCAGTGCACCGGCACCTGGACGAGCAGGTGCCGGCGCAGGAACGCGGCGAGCTCGTCGGTCGCGTCGAGCGGCAGCACGGCGGCGACGTACTGGTCGGGGCGCACGACGACCACGCACCCGTCGCGGTCGACGCCGCGCTCGGCGAAGACGTCGTGCTCGGGGTCGACGGCGAACACCTTCTCGTGGTCGACGAGCGCGAACGGGCCTGTGCGGGGCAGGAACACGGCGGGCACCGCCGCGAGGTCCACGTCGGTGTGCCGCTGCTGGTAGACCACCTTGACGTCCAGCACGCTGTCGCGCTGCGCGCCCGCCGGGGTGTGCGCGTGGACGGGCGAGTCGGCCGCACCGGCCATCCAGCGCGCCCAGGCGGCCAGCGCGGACGGCCGCCCCGCGGCGGGGCGGTCGGCGAACGCGTACACGCGCCAGCGGCCGTCGGCGCGGTGCTGGTGCCCGAGGTGCAGCGGGTTGGCGTCGGCGACGCGCACGACCGGCGCCGACTTGAACCGCTTGCCGACCGGGAAGCCGGTCGCGAGCCCCTGGTGCACGGGCTCGGCGACGACCATCGACGGCGGGTACTGCGTCATGAAGCCGAACAGGAACTCGGTCGTGCGGACGTAGAACGCGGCGAGCTCGGCCGGGTCGGCGAGCTCGTCGGGCTTCTTGGCCATGAGCGAGGACCACTGCCGGTCGAAGTCGATGAGGTCCTGCGCGATGACCTGCCGTTCCTGCGAGTACGTCGCGAGCAGGCTGTCCGGGCTGCGTCCCGACAGGACGTAGCCGAGCTTCCAGGCGAGGTTGAAGCCGTCCTGCATCGAGACGTTCATGCCCTGACCGGCCTTGGCGCTGTGCGTGTGGCACGCGTCGCCCGCGATGAACACGCGCGGCGTGCGGGTGCCGACCTCGTCGAGGGGCACGTCGTCGAACCGGTCGGTGACGCGGTGGCCGACCTCGTAGACGCTGTGCCACGCGACGTCCTTCACGTCGAGGGAGTAGGGCCGCAGGATTGCCTGCGCGTGGTCGACGATCTGCTCGATCGTCGTGGCGCGCACGGCGTCACGGGTCTCGGGGCGCACGTCGCCGAGGTCGACGTACATGCGGAACAGGTGCCCGCCCTCGCGCGGGATGAGCAGGATGCTGCCGCCCGCGCCGGACTGGATCGCGCACTTGAGCCGGATGTCGGGGAAGTCGGTCACGGCGAGCACGTCCATGACGCCCCACGCGTGGAACGCGCTGTCGCCGGTCTGGGTGCAGCCGATCGCGCGCCGCACGCCGCTGTGCGCGCCGTCCGCGCCGACCACGTACCGCGCCCGCACGACCTTCTCGCTCCCCGCGTCGGCGCCGCTCGTGCGCACGAGGCGCACCGTGACGGGGTGCCCGCCCTGGTCGGCGACCTCGAGGTCGCGGAACTCGTAGCCGTAGTCGGGACGCATGCGGGTCGGTGCGAACGCCATGAACTCGGCGAAGTAGTCGAGCACGCGCGCCTGGTTGACGATGAGGTGCGGGAACTCGCTGATGCCGGACGGGTCGTCGGGCGGGCGCTCGCCGCGCACGATGCGCGCAGGGTCGTCGGGGTCCGGGTGCCAGAAGCACATCTCGGTGATGCGGTACGCCTCCTCGGCGATGCGCCCCGCGAAGCCGAACGCCTGGAACGTCTCGACGCTGCGCGCCTGGATGCCGTCGGCCTGCCCGATCGCGAGCCGCTCGGGCCGGCGGTCGACGATGCGCGTGACGACGTCGGGGAACTGCGAGAGCTGCGCGGCGGTGATCATGCCCGCGGGCCCCGTGCCGACGACGAGGACGTCGACCTCGTCGGGCAGCTCCTCGGGCCGGTCGAGGCCGACCCCGGCGGCGGGCTGGACCCGCGGGTCGCCCGAGACGTAGCCGTGGTGGTGGAACTGCATCGCGGACTCCTCGGACGTCGTTGTCGAGGCGGTGCTGGAGGTGCGCGCCGCGTGCGGCGACGTGCCCTCGTGCGGATCGTATACGCCTGTGGCTAGGCTGCCGAGTGCGCGGCCCGACGTGGCGCCCGCACCCGGCAGCGCCGCCGGGGCGCGGCGACGGGACGCGGCACCACCGCCCGACGCACCGGGAAGGTCATCGATGCCCACGGTCTCCGCCCACGCCGCGGTCACGCTCGCCGCGCACGTCGACCACGTCTTCGGGCTCATGGGCAACGGCAACGCCTACTTCCTCGACGCGCTCGCCCGCCAGACCAGCGCGACGTTCACGGCCGTCCGCCACGAGGCCGGCGCCGTCGTCGCGGCCGACGCCTACCACCGCGCGTCGGGCCGGCTCGCCGCGGCGACCGCGACCTACGGGGCGGGGTTCACGAACACGCTCACGGCCCTCGCCGAGGCCGTGCAGGCGCACGTCCCGCTCGTCCTGGTGGTGGGCGACGAGCCGACGTCGGGCCCGCGGCCGTGGGACGTGGACCAGATCGCGCTCGCGTCCGCGGTAGGTGCGCGCACGTACACGGTCGGGCGCGCCGACGCGGCCGCCACGACCCTCATCGCGGTCGAGCACGCGCTCACCTACCGGGTCCCGACGGTCCTCGCGATCCCCTACGACGTCGCCGCCGCCGACGCCGGGCCGGTGCCCGACGTGGCCGGCCCCCGGCTGCCGGCGCCGCTGCCCGCCCAGGGTGGGTTCGCCCGCGCCGCGGTGCGGGAGATCGCCGACGCGCTCGCGTCCGCACGCCGGCCGCTGCTGCTCGCGGGCCGCGGTGCGTGGCTGTCCGGCGCGGGCGCGACGCTCGGGGCCGTCGCGGACGCGACGGGGGCGCTCACGGTCACGACGGCGCTCGGGCGCGGGGTGTTCCCGCGTCCGGAGTTCGACCTCGGGGTCGCGGGCGGGTTCGGTGCGCAGGGCGCGATGGAGCTCGTGCGGCAGGCGGACGTCGCACTCGTCGTCGGGGCGTCCCTCAACCAGTTCACGATGCGGTTCGGCGAGCTGTTCGCGCCCGGGACGCGCGTGCTGCAGGTGGACGTCGCCCCGGCGGCGACGCACCCGCACGTCGGCGGCTACGTGCGTGGGGACGCGGCCGGCGTCGCCGCGGACGTCCTGGCCGCGCTCGACGGCGCGCACCCGAGCGGGTGGCGCGAGTCCGTCGACGTCGCCGCCGCGCGCCGGTACGACCCTGGCGAGCCGGTCGCGCCCGACGGGCGGCTCGACCCGCGCTCGGCCGCCGCGCGGCTCGCGGAGCTGCTGCCCGCCGACCGCGTCGTGGTGTCCGACGGTGGCCATTTCCTGGCCTGGGCGAACATGTACTGGCCGGTCGCCGCGCCGGACCGGCTGCTCATGGTCGGGACCGCGTACCAGGCGATCGGGCTCGGCTTCGCCTCGGTGCCGGGGGCGGCGCTCGCGCGGCCCGACGCGACCGTGGTCCTGACGACGGGTGACGGCGGCGGGCTCATGGCGCTCGCCGACCTGGAGTCGGCGGTGCGCGTCGCGGGCGGACGCGGCATGGCCGTCGTGTGGAACGACGCGGCCTACGGCGCCGAGATCCACGTCTACGGGCGCCAGGGGCTCGCCCGCGAGCCCATGCTCATCCCGGGCGTCGACTTCGCGGGCCTCGCGACCGCCGCCGGTGCGCAGGGCGTGACCGTGCGGTCCCTGGCGGACCTCGACGTGCTCGCGCGCTGGTCCGCGCGACCGCCCGCGCAGCGTCCCTTCCTGCTGCTCGACCTGCAGGTCTCCCCCGCGGTCGTCGCGCCGTACCAGGAGGAGATCGTGCGGGCGAACGCGGCGAACGCCGCGCACCTCGGGCACGCGGCGAGCACCGCGAACGCCCTCGACGCGGCACGCGCCGTCCCCGTCCCAGCCGCGCCCGGCCGGTGAACGACCGCCCGCCGGCCACCGACCGACCCCACCGACCACCGACCGGCACGAGCACGAGGAGCAGGAGGACGGATGCCCGACGCACCGGCCCGCGACGGAGCGGACCCGAGGTTCGCGGCGCTGCCCGGCCGCCCCGGGAAGGTCGTCGCCGTGCACGTGGGCTACGCCTCGCGCGCCGACCAGAGGGGCCGGCGACCCGCCCACCCGTCGTACTTCCTCAAGCCGTCGAGCTCGGTGGCGCCGTCGGGCGGCACCGTCGAGCGTCCCGCGGGGACCGAGCTGCTCGCGTTCGAGGGCGAGATCGCGCTCGTCGTCGGGACCACCGCGCACCGGGTCCGCGCGGACCGGGCGTGGGAGCACGTCGCGTGGGTCACCGCCGCGAACGACCTCGGCGTCTACGACCTGCGCGCCGCCGACCGCGGCTCGAACCTGCGGTCCAAGGGGCGCGACGGGTTCACGCCGCTGGGCCCCGCGCTGCTCGACGCACGCACCGTCGACCCCGGCGGTCTGCGCCTGCGGACCTGGGTGAACGGCGAGCTGCGCCAGGACGACACGACCCGCGGCCTGCTCTTCCCGCTCGCCGCGGTCGTCGCCGACCTGTCGCAGCACCTCACGCTCGAACCCGGCGACGTCGTCCTCACGGGCACGCCCGCGGGCGCGTCCGTGCTCGTCCCCGGCGACGTCGTCGAGGTCGAGGTCGACGCCCCGGACGTCCTGGGCTCCCCCACGACGGGACGGCTGGTCACGACCGTCGTGCAGGGCGAGCACCCCTTCGACGCGACGCTCGGCGCGCTGCCCACCGTCGACGACATGCAGCGCGCGGACGCGTGGGGCTCGCGGGCCGCCGCCGGGCTGGCACCCGAGCCGGAACGGTTCCACCTCACGGACGACCTGCGCGACCGGCTCGCCCGCGCGCCCGTCGCGGGACTGTGCGCGCAGCTGCGCAAGCGCGGCCTGGACGCGGTGACGGTCGACGGCGTCGCACCGCTGCACCCCGGCGCGCGGATGGTCGGCACCGCCCGCACGCTGCGTCTCGTGCCCGGGCGCGAGGACCTGTTCGCGCGCCACGGCGGCGGGTACAACGCGCAGAAGCGCGCGTTCGACACCCTCGGCGAGGGCGAGGTGCTCGTGATCGAGGCCCGCGGCGAGACCGGCGCCGGCACGCTCGGCGACGTCCTCGCGCTGCGCGCCCGCGAGCGCGGCGCGGCCGGCGTGGTGACGGACGGGGCCGTGCGGGACCGCGAGGCCGTCGCGGCGGTCGGGCTGCCCGTCTTCGCGACTGCGGCGCACCCCGCGGTCGTGGGCCGCCGGCACGTGCCGTGGGACGTCGACGTCGCCGTCGCGTGCGGCGGGACGACGGTCGAGCCGGGGGACGTCGTCGTGGGCGACGCGGACGGCGTGGTCGTGATCCCGCCCGGCCTGGTGGGGGAGGTGGTCGACGCGGCGCTCGCGCAGGAGGAGGAGGACGCGTGGGTCGCCGAGCAGGTCGCCGCGGGGCACGCGGTCGAGGGGCTGTTCCCGATGGGCCCGGCCTGGCGTGCCCGGTACGAGGCGTGGCGGGCCGGCCGGTGACCCCGCACGAGCACGGCGGCGACCCGGCGGGTGCGGGTGCGGGCGCGTCGAGCAAGTCGCAGGTCGCGTACCTGTGGCTGCGGGATCGGATCGCGTCCGCCGAGCTCGCGCCCGGGTACCGCATCGTCCTCGCGACGGTGGCGCACGACCTCGGCATGAGCGTCGTGCCGGTGCGCGAGGCGGTCCGCCGGCTCGAGGCCGAGGGGCTCGTGACGTTCGAGCGGAACGTGGGCGCGCGGGTCTCGATGATCGACGACTCGCAGTACCGGCAGAGCATGCAGACCCTCGCGCTCCTGGAGGGGGCGGCGACGGCGCTCGCGGCCCCGCACCTCACGGCCGACGACCTACGCCTCGCGCGCGAGCTCAACCAGCGGCTCGTGGAGCAGCTCGACGACTTCGACCCGCGCGTCTTCACGGCGCTCAACCAGCGCTTCCACGCGGTGCTGTTCGGTGCGTGCCCCAACCTGCGCCTGCGCGCGCTCGTCGACGCCGAGTGGGTCCGGCTCGCGCACCTGCGTGACTCGACGTTCAGCTTCGTCCCGGGCCGCGCGCAGGAGTCGGTGCGCGAGCACGACGCGCTCGTCGACCTGATCGAGGCCGGCGCACCGCCGGCGGACGTCGAGCGCGCGGCGCGCGGCCACCGCTCGGCCACGCTCGTCGCCTACCTGAGCCACGAGCACCCCGACGAGTCGCCGGCGGTGACCGGCGCGAGGAGGCCTTGAGCATGGACGACAGCAGCGGCGCGGTGACGGCACGCGGGCCGGTGCCCGCGGACCTGCCGGACCGG
This genomic interval carries:
- a CDS encoding thiamine pyrophosphate-binding protein; its protein translation is MPTVSAHAAVTLAAHVDHVFGLMGNGNAYFLDALARQTSATFTAVRHEAGAVVAADAYHRASGRLAAATATYGAGFTNTLTALAEAVQAHVPLVLVVGDEPTSGPRPWDVDQIALASAVGARTYTVGRADAAATTLIAVEHALTYRVPTVLAIPYDVAAADAGPVPDVAGPRLPAPLPAQGGFARAAVREIADALASARRPLLLAGRGAWLSGAGATLGAVADATGALTVTTALGRGVFPRPEFDLGVAGGFGAQGAMELVRQADVALVVGASLNQFTMRFGELFAPGTRVLQVDVAPAATHPHVGGYVRGDAAGVAADVLAALDGAHPSGWRESVDVAAARRYDPGEPVAPDGRLDPRSAAARLAELLPADRVVVSDGGHFLAWANMYWPVAAPDRLLMVGTAYQAIGLGFASVPGAALARPDATVVLTTGDGGGLMALADLESAVRVAGGRGMAVVWNDAAYGAEIHVYGRQGLAREPMLIPGVDFAGLATAAGAQGVTVRSLADLDVLARWSARPPAQRPFLLLDLQVSPAVVAPYQEEIVRANAANAAHLGHAASTANALDAARAVPVPAAPGR
- a CDS encoding FAD-binding monooxygenase, with the protein product MQFHHHGYVSGDPRVQPAAGVGLDRPEELPDEVDVLVVGTGPAGMITAAQLSQFPDVVTRIVDRRPERLAIGQADGIQARSVETFQAFGFAGRIAEEAYRITEMCFWHPDPDDPARIVRGERPPDDPSGISEFPHLIVNQARVLDYFAEFMAFAPTRMRPDYGYEFRDLEVADQGGHPVTVRLVRTSGADAGSEKVVRARYVVGADGAHSGVRRAIGCTQTGDSAFHAWGVMDVLAVTDFPDIRLKCAIQSGAGGSILLIPREGGHLFRMYVDLGDVRPETRDAVRATTIEQIVDHAQAILRPYSLDVKDVAWHSVYEVGHRVTDRFDDVPLDEVGTRTPRVFIAGDACHTHSAKAGQGMNVSMQDGFNLAWKLGYVLSGRSPDSLLATYSQERQVIAQDLIDFDRQWSSLMAKKPDELADPAELAAFYVRTTEFLFGFMTQYPPSMVVAEPVHQGLATGFPVGKRFKSAPVVRVADANPLHLGHQHRADGRWRVYAFADRPAAGRPSALAAWARWMAGAADSPVHAHTPAGAQRDSVLDVKVVYQQRHTDVDLAAVPAVFLPRTGPFALVDHEKVFAVDPEHDVFAERGVDRDGCVVVVRPDQYVAAVLPLDATDELAAFLRRHLLVQVPVH
- a CDS encoding GntR family transcriptional regulator yields the protein MTPHEHGGDPAGAGAGASSKSQVAYLWLRDRIASAELAPGYRIVLATVAHDLGMSVVPVREAVRRLEAEGLVTFERNVGARVSMIDDSQYRQSMQTLALLEGAATALAAPHLTADDLRLARELNQRLVEQLDDFDPRVFTALNQRFHAVLFGACPNLRLRALVDAEWVRLAHLRDSTFSFVPGRAQESVREHDALVDLIEAGAPPADVERAARGHRSATLVAYLSHEHPDESPAVTGARRP
- a CDS encoding fumarylacetoacetate hydrolase family protein, producing MPDAPARDGADPRFAALPGRPGKVVAVHVGYASRADQRGRRPAHPSYFLKPSSSVAPSGGTVERPAGTELLAFEGEIALVVGTTAHRVRADRAWEHVAWVTAANDLGVYDLRAADRGSNLRSKGRDGFTPLGPALLDARTVDPGGLRLRTWVNGELRQDDTTRGLLFPLAAVVADLSQHLTLEPGDVVLTGTPAGASVLVPGDVVEVEVDAPDVLGSPTTGRLVTTVVQGEHPFDATLGALPTVDDMQRADAWGSRAAAGLAPEPERFHLTDDLRDRLARAPVAGLCAQLRKRGLDAVTVDGVAPLHPGARMVGTARTLRLVPGREDLFARHGGGYNAQKRAFDTLGEGEVLVIEARGETGAGTLGDVLALRARERGAAGVVTDGAVRDREAVAAVGLPVFATAAHPAVVGRRHVPWDVDVAVACGGTTVEPGDVVVGDADGVVVIPPGLVGEVVDAALAQEEEDAWVAEQVAAGHAVEGLFPMGPAWRARYEAWRAGR